The Coleofasciculus sp. FACHB-T130 genome contains the following window.
AACTCAACCGTGCCCGTTCGCTCTCCGATAACTCATCCCACTCAACTGGGCGGGCAATTTCAGCTTCCGAGCCTCGCATGGCGGAAGCCAAAGGACGCGCCCATACCTGCAACACATCTTCTCCCCATTCCGGCAGCAGCTCTTGAACGCACTGTACCATCTGATCCGCGATTGACAGAGGGCTTGATACAACCTGTTGGGCTTTGTGAGCGATCGCATCCAGCCAAGCTTGGGGAACGCGGGCAGCAAACCGCTCGCTTAAACTAGATGTAACTGCGATCGCTGCTGTCGGCGCAACTGCCACATTTGTATTTGCCCAGCATTCATCGAACTTTGCATAGAGTGCTTGCGACCCCCTACTAATTTCTTCATCTAACCATCCCTCAAGTTCAAACCCTTGTTCCAGCTCTGTCCAATAGGCTTCCACATTTGGATCGGCAGGATTCCAGGGATAGGGAGCTTCTTCAGGCTGGAGGAGTGCCTCTAGTAGTTCTGCTTGCACTTGAGAAAGAGAATTCTCATAAAATCCTTCGATTGATTTCCTTGCCATCATGATGCTCCTGTGTATTGATATACCGTTCTTGGCAGGGGTAGCTACAGCGGCACTTTGGCGAGTTCCGTAAATATTATTTAGCACTCAGTATTCTGTAGAGCGATCGCTTTTACCATGCCCTAGCACTTCGTACTATCTTGAATAATGAACTCCCAAGTTTGACCCTGCATACTCCCAAACTTTATCTGGTCTCCCGATTGCAAAGGCACTTCCGGATGATAGACTTTCTGCCATCCACTCGGTCTTAAAATGAACGTGCCGTAACGAGATTTATCTTTTAGAAAGTAAGTAAGTTTACCGTCTGGGAGAGCATCGCAAATAATTTCAGCGTGCTGCCGAGAAACTTCCTGTTTTTCAATCACCAAGTCGTTTCCCTTGGGATTCCGTCCCACTCGCAAACTCGTGCCACTAATTGGCGAAACTTTGCTAGTTACTCCTAATGGACGAAGATAGGCAGATGGAGTAGATAAATCGTGCCCGGATGACTTCACATCCACCGGCAGTATCGTCACTTCCTCGCCAATTGGTCGAATCAACTCACCCTCAAAATCTGGGTGCATATATAGAACCGGCAAAGTCCAGGCTGGTTGGTTGAACTTGTAAAGCGTCAACAACTTTTGCCTTGCTACCGCCACCGCCTCATCAATGGGCATCCGTGCTGCCAGAGCTTGTGCAAAAGCCTGAATAAACGACAGAGCCTCCTCGTCGGCAATTGAGTCGCGCATTCCCAAAACTGCTGGAACACCGTGATGAATTAATACCTCTGCCAAACTGCTGCGCGGCAAACTTTGTTGGTTGTGCCGCTCTGGTTGAGCGCCCCAACAAGCATTAAACACCGCTAGCGTCACCTGACAGCGAACCAAAACCTGGGCTAACTCCGTGCCATTGATCCTGGCATCCGGTCGCAAAAACAGTAATCCACCATCCGCTGCTGGAATGCCATGACCGGCATAGAACAAGATGTTGTAATTTTCTGTTTCCAGGCGTGAAATCAATTCTGCTTTTGTAGGTTGTAAAAGCGTATCTACCTGGCACAGGACTGTTGCACCAGTATGTTCGCCATCTGGGTGTAAGTCTGGTCGTCCGCAGCGTTCCAAAATATTAGCCAGCGCCTCCGCTTCTTGTTCCAGCTGCAAGCTGGGAGCGACTTCGCTTTCTGTATCGTGTCCCAGTACCAACAGGATGTTTAAAGCCTGCTCTAAGCGCTGGGGTGGAAGCGGATCAACCGCATTGCTGGTACGACTAAACAATAGTTGTTGTGATAGAGAAATCGCTTGTTTCCCTGGTTCGGGCTGCATAATTTCCCAAGGCACAGGAATTAAGTCTGGGTCTCGAATTTCTAAGCGCAGCCGCAGACGTTTTTTTTGCCCAATTGCAATTCCCTGGCTTTGAGCGAAACTATTTTGAATTTCCCCGTCAAATAACCACTTCCAGAGGCTAATCCCTAAATCTTGCATCAAACGAGCCGTATACGGAAGTGCTTGACCGTTGACATTCAGGGCGTCGAGTGGCACTGTCAAGGCGGGAGGGTTTGCCTGATGTACCAGCGGAACATCAGGGAGTCCCCGTGGGGAAAACATTTCCTGCCATGCCAGCCACTTTTGGGTCAACATTTCAGGCCACGTACAGTCATGCAGAACGTGACCACCCGGACAGGGTGCTTTCATCACCCAAATGGCAAAATGTTCTGCCCCAAGGGAAGTTTTGGAGAGCCGATTGATGGCTAAACTGAGGCAGGGATTCTCAGACTGGGACATTCTAAAGACATTAACCTTAAACCTAGCACTATACGAGGTTTTTTATCAGTCTACCCGAACAACAGGGGAATACTCACCGAATATTCTTCACTCGCTCTTATCACCTCAAATAGGGTAAACAAGGTTATTGAAGAGATATTTTAGCTTTAGCGATTCACTATCAATCGTTTTTGGGCAGTGAATCGTGAGTAATGGGTGGCAAGTCTCTGGCAGTCGTCACTGGCAGCAAAAGACAACTGACCTAGAGACGCGATTCATCGCATCTTTACCAATTGACGAATGACTCCTGATTAGCGACTACCCAAGAACACCTAACCCTGACAAAAACCGAAGTCCTAACAATTAAAGGCTAGCAACTAATTGCTATTTAGAGGGGGACGAAGTGACGGTAGGTGTTGGAGAAGCAGCCCCAATGGCACATTCGCCCAAATTAGCCGATGTTGGTGCGAAATTTGGATTAATTACAGGTAAAACGTCGGATTCTCGAATCCAGCCAATTTCTCCTGGTTTTATTGGGCGATAGGTCACTTCGGGGACTGCTCTTGGGTTTGGGGTGCTGGAATTAACTTGTTCAGGGGGAAGCTGCGGATTGGATGTAGGGAGCGTTGAGCAAACTTTTACCTGTAGCCAGCTGTTAGGGTCTTGATTTCGTTGAATGGAGCTGACTTGCAAAATACTCCCATCTAAAACTAACCCGACTACAGATTGGTTTTGAGGTGCCTGGGCACCGCGTCGCAGCAAAACACGAACTTCTTTTCCCTGAACGTTCTTGGTTGTGGAACGGGTGGTTTGGAGCAGCAAGCCAGCCTCTAAAGAGGGCACAGAGGTGGAAGGAGTCACGACAGGTTCTGCCGATGGAGATGAACTGGCTGCGGATGGTTCAGGACTAGGGCTAGAGGGGGGTGTCAGCCCGATTAGAGGATTGACCCTGTCTTGGACTTCTGGAATAAACCAATAAGCGATCGCTCCGCTGACACCTGCTAACAGAAGCAGCACTAGAAGGAGCGGCAAAGGGCTTCTAGTAGTAGACTGCGGTGAAATGATCTTGGTTTTGATTCTGGAAGCAGATGCAGATTGAGAGCGCACCGAAGCCGCTGGAGCCGGAGTTGGAGTTGCGGGTGGAATGGCTCCCATCTGTAGTGCTGTGACCTGTTGCCCAGTTTGAGCTGATGCCACTTGGCAGTAGACCAGGGCTATCGTAACGTTGTCGTGCCCGTTTTTGGTGTTGCCAATTTCAATCAGCCGGGTTCCGGCGGTTGATAAATCAATCTGACCTTCTAGGATTGGCAGAATCTCTGTTTCCCAGTATTGCTCTACTCGGTCATTGTCACTCAGACCATCCGAACAGAGAAGAAAAACACCGTCTTCATCTAGAACAAAGCGCTGTACGGAGGGGTGCAGGGTTGCTGATGAACTCATGCCCAACGCCTGAACGAGAGAGCCAGCGCCGGATTGTTCCACTGCATCCCGGTAGAGGGCGTATCCGAGCCGCACCTCCCGCGAAGCAATATCATCATCTAGGGTGATCTGCCGACACCCGGTGCGAGTAATCCAGTAAGCTCGACTATCTCCCACATGAGTGATATACATTTCATGAGCGTGGGCTAACGCCATCACCAACGTAGTGCCCATGCGTTGACGGTCGAGCCGCTGTTCCGTGTCGTTACGCTGGCTGATAACATCATTGGCAGCACAGGCAAAGTTTTCCAATTCTAGGGTAAGAGCGGTCGGATTTAAAGGATTGGCTGGATTCCCCAACAGACTCTGTACTCGTTCTTGGATAGTTGCAATTGCCAGATGGGAGGCGACTTCCCCGCCTTCATGTCCCCCAATACCGTCGCAGACTATTGCCAAGGGAAGGGAGGGATTGGTACTGCTTGGACTGGGGGGATAGCAGGCATCCTCATTTTGCCGACGAGTTGGCCCTGTATCACTGCGGGTAACAATTTGATAGGTGCAAGATTGCGATCGCCCGATGGTTTCCATTGCCTCATCCAACAGCCTCACCAGCTGCTCTGCCGTCTGTACGGCTCCTTGGTTGAGCTGCTGACAAACTTGTTCCAAAAATTTTCCAATGGTTGGGTGTGAAGCGGCGACCCATTTAGACCAGAGTTGACCTAAGTTTTGCAGCGTTACCGGGGAGCCTCGATCCGCCTGCAATATCAATAACCGAAGGATGGAACCTTCTACTCGCAGCAGCGCTGGTGTCAACAAACTCGACCCTACATGATTGATTTGCAGGGGTTCCCACAAATTTGCCATCTGCCATAGCCAAGTCAGTTGGCGCATTGCCGAGGCGTTTTTCCAGACGCTGGTTAGTTCTGGCATGAGGGTGCCTTCCCCGTTCCCGCAGCTGTAAATCGGTACCTGCTCTAGCAGCCAAGTTTCGGCGTTACGCTGCCCTTCTGTTGGTGTCAGAAGTCCGTATAGTTGGGGAACGTGCAGCTGATAGGGAGACAGCTTGAGATACGGCATAAGGCTGTTGGATATCTCCGGCAACATTTCCGGAGACAAAGCCGGTTTGGTATCTAAAATGATGCGATCGCTTTTCAGCAAATATCGCTCAGCAATCAGATCCCCAGCTTTGTAAGCCTCTATCCCTTCACCAACTGCCCACAAGTACCGTTTGAGCAGCGGCGTGCGGCATTTCTGACAAAAGTTATGGCTCTGGGGATTCGGAGCCTGACAATTGAGATTCGAGCAGTAAAGCGTTGCCGCAGAATTGTTCATGAAGGTTATGCGCTCCCATCAGCCTGTTGTGATTTGACTTGCTGTTACCAGAAGCTACTGAGAAAGGTAGCTCTTTCTCAATTCGCCAAATCTGAGCGTTAATCTGGATTGTAGCCTCTGACACTCAATAGATTTGCGATCGGTCAATAAAACTCATTCTTCACTTACAGAATTTTCGGTTTGCTGATAATAACGCCGCATTAGTCGAGGCCAGAGTAGCAAAAAGTATGACATCCACACAAGAATGGGAATCGAGACGCCAGCCGTGATCCAAATTGTTTTGGTTAGTGTCCAAGAGGCAGTGATGACGGTAATAGTTGTCAGCAAAATAGACCAAGGCTGACACCACCAAGGTTTATACGTCCAAGGGCTTTC
Protein-coding sequences here:
- a CDS encoding DUF6737 family protein, with protein sequence MYKKDPESPWTYKPWWCQPWSILLTTITVITASWTLTKTIWITAGVSIPILVWMSYFLLLWPRLMRRYYQQTENSVSEE
- a CDS encoding protein phosphatase 2C domain-containing protein; this encodes MNNSAATLYCSNLNCQAPNPQSHNFCQKCRTPLLKRYLWAVGEGIEAYKAGDLIAERYLLKSDRIILDTKPALSPEMLPEISNSLMPYLKLSPYQLHVPQLYGLLTPTEGQRNAETWLLEQVPIYSCGNGEGTLMPELTSVWKNASAMRQLTWLWQMANLWEPLQINHVGSSLLTPALLRVEGSILRLLILQADRGSPVTLQNLGQLWSKWVAASHPTIGKFLEQVCQQLNQGAVQTAEQLVRLLDEAMETIGRSQSCTYQIVTRSDTGPTRRQNEDACYPPSPSSTNPSLPLAIVCDGIGGHEGGEVASHLAIATIQERVQSLLGNPANPLNPTALTLELENFACAANDVISQRNDTEQRLDRQRMGTTLVMALAHAHEMYITHVGDSRAYWITRTGCRQITLDDDIASREVRLGYALYRDAVEQSGAGSLVQALGMSSSATLHPSVQRFVLDEDGVFLLCSDGLSDNDRVEQYWETEILPILEGQIDLSTAGTRLIEIGNTKNGHDNVTIALVYCQVASAQTGQQVTALQMGAIPPATPTPAPAASVRSQSASASRIKTKIISPQSTTRSPLPLLLVLLLLAGVSGAIAYWFIPEVQDRVNPLIGLTPPSSPSPEPSAASSSPSAEPVVTPSTSVPSLEAGLLLQTTRSTTKNVQGKEVRVLLRRGAQAPQNQSVVGLVLDGSILQVSSIQRNQDPNSWLQVKVCSTLPTSNPQLPPEQVNSSTPNPRAVPEVTYRPIKPGEIGWIRESDVLPVINPNFAPTSANLGECAIGAASPTPTVTSSPSK
- a CDS encoding CHAT domain-containing protein — translated: MSQSENPCLSLAINRLSKTSLGAEHFAIWVMKAPCPGGHVLHDCTWPEMLTQKWLAWQEMFSPRGLPDVPLVHQANPPALTVPLDALNVNGQALPYTARLMQDLGISLWKWLFDGEIQNSFAQSQGIAIGQKKRLRLRLEIRDPDLIPVPWEIMQPEPGKQAISLSQQLLFSRTSNAVDPLPPQRLEQALNILLVLGHDTESEVAPSLQLEQEAEALANILERCGRPDLHPDGEHTGATVLCQVDTLLQPTKAELISRLETENYNILFYAGHGIPAADGGLLFLRPDARINGTELAQVLVRCQVTLAVFNACWGAQPERHNQQSLPRSSLAEVLIHHGVPAVLGMRDSIADEEALSFIQAFAQALAARMPIDEAVAVARQKLLTLYKFNQPAWTLPVLYMHPDFEGELIRPIGEEVTILPVDVKSSGHDLSTPSAYLRPLGVTSKVSPISGTSLRVGRNPKGNDLVIEKQEVSRQHAEIICDALPDGKLTYFLKDKSRYGTFILRPSGWQKVYHPEVPLQSGDQIKFGSMQGQTWEFIIQDSTKC